The window GAAAGTATAAAAGTACTGCTGAAAAAATTCGAATCGAACCAAAAATCAATGCAAAGGCAACCACCGCTTTTAAAGGTGTATTGGGATCATTGAGCTGTTTATTCATAAAATTTTCCAGAATATAAGGCAGGTAACCATCAAAAATAATTGTAATAATTACAAAGAAAATTGAACCACTAAACAATAAATAAGAGGGGCGTGCCATTTTAATTAAACGCCAAACAACAGCAAGTTGATCTCTAACCTTGATCGAATGTGCCCAAACACTGGTATTTTCAGTTGCTTCAGAAGAATTTTCTTCTGCCATTAGTCACCTCCTGTCAATTTTGCTTCATAATGAGAAGCCATTTCCTGCTGATGGAATGTTTTAGCATAATAACCTCCCTGAGCCAAAAGTTGGTGGTGAGTTCCACGCTCGATAATTTTTCCGCTCTTAAAAACAAGAATTTCATCAGCATTAATAATCGAGGAAATTCTCGAAGCTGAAATGATTGTCGTTTGTTCGTTGTGCTGGTGCTGTAAAGCATTTAAGATATCCTTTTCAGTTCGCGCGTCAACAGCTGAAAGAGCGTCATCAAGAATCAGGATCGCCGGGTTAACAATCAGAGCACGAGCAATCGCAACACGCTGCTGTTGGCCACCAGAAAGGCTAATACCGTTCTCGCCGACTTCGGTATTATATTGCTTTGGCATTTGCATAATATCATCATGCAAAGCAGCCAGTTTAGCGACTTTTTCAACTTCTTTTTGAGGTAGCTCAGGATTAGAAAAAGCAATATTTTTAGCAATGTTGGTCGAAAACAGAAAATTATTCTGGCTTACATAACCGATTTTTTTAAGATAAGAAGATAATTTATAATCACGAATATCATGACCAGAAAAATCTATTTCGCCGTCATAAGAATCGAATTCACGCAAAAGAAGTCGTAAAATAGTTGTTTTCCCAGATCCGACCGGCCCGACAAGACCCAATGTTTTCCCTTTGGAAACTTTGATATCGATGTTTTTTAAAACAGCTTTTGGATCATCGGGATAATTAAATGACTTAACTCGGATATTCAATTCACCTGGTTTTACATCGCCGACACCTCTTGGATCGTCGTGAATTAGGCTTTTTTCATTCATCAAATCCATCACACGATCATATGAAGCATTACCCCGTTCCAAAACATTAAAGAGTTGTCCGAGAGCAAACATGGGCCAAACCAATTGACTCAAATAAGCCGTAAAGCTGACCAACTGACCAATTGTGATTGTTTTGTGAAGGACAAATTCACTGCCTAAAATAATCATTAAAACATATGAAAAAGTCATAATGATAGTCGCTAAAGGGTCAAACATCGAATCAACACGAGCAACACGCGCATTAGTTCTAATTTGGCGATCTGTCTGCGCGTTAAAAGCTTGAATATCTTCTTTGGACTGACCAAGAGTTTTAATAACTTTCATGCCAAGAAATGATTCTTGTGCATGATCCGACATCTTGGAAAATCCTTCCTGATATTGAGTAAAAGCTCTTCTTAACCGAGGCATAATCCATGAAACACCAATTGCCAAGAAAGGAAGAGGAACAATTGCAATTAAAGTTAAGCGCCAATCAACAAAGATAATCATCGAAGCAACCACTAGAAGAATACTTACCGAAGAATCAAAAGCCATTAAAATTCCACCGGAAGCAACTCTTTGAATCGCAGATAAATCATTTGAAGCATGACTCATTAAATCACCAGTTCGATATTTTTGATAAAAAGGCGCATCCATGTCCATGTAATGATCATAAAGACGCTTTCGTAACGTTCTTTCTAATAAAGCTGCGCCCTTAATAATATGAGTGTTCCAACCATAGCGAAACAAATAAGATGATAAATAAATTAAAGCCAGGATCAACAAAAAGGCTAGCAAGTACATCCAAGTCAGCTTGTGGTCAACAACCTCATTAGTAAAAAGACCAATCATATATGGTGGAATCACATGTGAAAGGTCCGTTAGAAATAGCAGTAGCAATCCAATTGCATACATCCTCAAATTTTCTTTGAAGAACCATTTTAATTTTATAAAAATCCCCATAAAAATTCTTTCCCCAAAATAAAAAAGGCTGAATAGACAACTTTTTAATAAAATTAATTCTATCGTACCCTAAGCCCAAGATGTTTACAAAGGCAATACAGATAATCGAAATCGGGATGGCGGGATTCGAACCCACGACCCCCACGTCCCGAACGTGGTGCTCTACCAAGCTGAGCTACATCCCGAAATTGTGATTACTCACAATAAACATTCTATCAGTCTCTGAGGTGATAGTAATAAGAAGAAATCGTAATATCGTCACGAGAAACGAAAGCGTTCCTTAATCTGAAGGCCGTTTGGTTATGCATAGCATTCTGCCACCAATGTTTCGGAACAAATTGCGGTACCATCACAGTCAACGACCAGTTCCGTTTCGTTGCTTGTTTGCTCATCGAATCAATGAACTCACGAGCCGGTACAATCACTGAACGATAACTTGAATGAATATCGACATAACGAATTCCAGGAAAATATCTTTCAAACTCTTTGGCGGTTTTTCTTTCTCTTTTAATATCCGTATCAAAGGAAACATGCATACCAATAACTTCATCGCCAATCGATCTTGCATAATCCATTGCTGAAATCGTAACACGGGTAACATTACCCATAAAAACAATTACCATCGCGCCGTCATAATCGTGGCGATGGACACGAGCCTTGGCCGGTGTCAATTTCAACTGTTTTGCAATACTTACATAATGAGAATGAACTCCATGAAAGAAACGTAACAGTAAGGGCATAATGATCAAATAAGGCCAGACGCCGGAAAAATGCAAAGTGAACATCGAGATGACCAGGACAAGGGAAATCAAGGCACCAATGAAGTTAATAATTGCTTTTAGAATCCAAAAACCGCCGCGTTCCCGCCACCAATGAATGATCATTCCTGACTGGCTGAGAGTAAAAGGCACGAAAACCCCCGCAGCATACAAAGGAATTAACGCTTCAACTTTGCCATTGAAAACCAACAAAAGAATGATTGCACCAATTGAAAGGCTAACAATTCCATTGGAATAACCAAGCCGATCCCCTTTGTCTTTAAATAGATGAGGCATAAATTTATCGTTGGCCATGTTGTAAGCCAACATTGGAAAAGCAGAAAAGCCTGTATTAGCGGCAACTGTCAAAATTAAAGCAGTCGCTAATTGGAAAACATAAAAAGCAATTCCGGCACGGCCAAAAATGGCTTCGGCAATTTGTGCCATTACGGTTGTCTGACCATTCGGAACTATACCAAGATAGTAACTAAAGAACGTAATCGAACCAAAAAAGAAGCCAAGAATAACAACTAAAATCAAGAGTGTTTGAGAGGCATTACGTTCTTTTGGTTTATTAAAATTAGGTACAGAATTAGATATTGCTTCAACACCGGTTAAAGATGAAGAACCTGACGAGAAAGCTTTCATGAACAATAGAAAACCAACAGTCATCGTTGGCGAGATCTTTTCAGCCATCGTTGGTGCGTGATAAACAATTTGCCCTAAGCCCAGGCGGACAAAGCCTACAAGTAGCATAACAAGCATCGCTGCGACGAAAAAATAAACGGGAACCATTAAAAAGTTGGCAGATTCGCGCAAACCACGAAGATTCATCAACATTAGCAAAATGACAATTACAACCGAAATGAGCAAAGAAAAACTGTGAATTTCGGGAATCGCCGAACTAATCGCATCAGTAGCCGAAGCCGCCGAAACGGCAACGGTCAACATATAATCAACTAATAAAGACCCACCAGCAACTAACCCAATCCAATGTCCCCAATTTTGGGAAGCAACTGCATAAGCACCGCCGCCGGATGGATAAGCGTGAATAATCATAACGTATGACAATGCGATCGCGGCAAGTAAAATCAGAACTAAACCAGCAATCGGCAGCTGTAGCCAAAGAGCGGCGGCACCGCCGGCCAACAGGGCCGTGGTAATCATCTCTGTTCCATAAGCGACTGAAGACAGGGCATCAGAAGACAACAAGGCCAGAGCCTTGAAAATATTTAAGCTTTGGGACCCGGTGTCATTTGTTTTTAATGGCTTGCCAATTAGGACCCTTTTAACGTACTTCCACATAACTACATAATTATAGTAGCTAAATCATTTTTTTTCACAAAAAGTTACAAATAAAATCTTTAGAAAAAATTTATTGTGCGCCTTCCTTGCCGACAATGATTTTTGTGATTTTAATTGCTTTCTTTGGTTCCGATTTTTCAGAAGTAACAGAATTTGTTTTAACAGCGGCAGAGGCAATCTTATCAACAACATCCATTCCAGAAATAACTTGTCCAAAGACAGTATAATTCCCGTCTAGACTTGGTGTACCACCCTTTTTATATGCATCATAAATCTTAGTCGGATAAGAGCTTTTATCAGTGATTTCAGATTGAACGTTAGTACTGCTCTCTTCAACAAAGAATTGAGAACCATTTGTATTAGTACCGGCATTAGCCATTCCAATTGCCCCACGAATAAAGTAAAGGTTAGGACTAATCTCATTTTTAAATCCTGAACCAGAATCGATTTTTTTATTCTTATGAGTACCGGAAGCCCAAATAGATTTTCCACCAAGACCAGTGTTGTCCGGGTCACCAGACTGAATCATGAAATCTTTAACAACACGGAAGAAATCAAGATTATTGTAGTAGCCCTCTTTAGCATGGGTCAAAAAATTTTCTGCAGCTAAAGGAGCGTATTTGTTGAAAATTTTAGCAACAATCGTACCATCCGTCGTCTCGATTGTGACCTTAGTTTCCTCTGATCCAATAGTTGTCGAAAGTTGCGGTAGATCTAATTTATTTAATTCACTTGTTGTATATTTCGCATTTAAGGTACTCGAAGAACTACTTGTAGAAGTTGAGCTGCTCGAACTTGAAGCAGCTTCGCTGGCATTTTCCTGCTTAACCATAATAACGATCTCGAAAACAAAAAAGACCAATATTAATAAGCTTCCAATCCCAATTAAAATTTTATTTCTTTTAGTCATAACCCTTTTATCATACAGATAATAAAAAAATCTTTCATTAAACAAGAATAAAAAAATCAGTCAAGATTTAGACTGATTTTCAAGGCTTTAACAACATCATTTAAATTTTTTTCTTCAAGTGTATCAACGAAATCATGCAAACGGCGTTTGTCGATCGTTCTGATTTGTTCCAACATGATAATTGATGGTTTTTTTAATTTCGTTGCACTAGCTGGAAGCCAAACATGGGTTGGCAATTTTGTCTTGCCTAATTTTGAAGTCATGGCGGCGATTATTACAGTTGGAGAATTAATATTGCCAGTATCGTTTTGCAAAATCAGAACCGGTCGAACGCCCCCCTGCTCTGAACCAATAATAGGAGACAGATCAGCATAATAAATATCTCCGCGCTCAGGAACCTTTTTCCTAACCATTATTCGCACCAGTCACTTCAGCTAAATCGCCGGTATAAATTCTTTTGATTCGAGGAGCCAAAGTTGTCTGAATTTCATCAACGATTGTATGCGAATAATTAGCGACTTCTTCGACAGTGATTTGTTCCCCGCCATCTTTGCCAATCAAAGTAACTCGTGTACCAATTGGGTATTTATGATCCAATTTAACCATTGTCTGGTCCATTGTAATTCGACCGATAATTGGCATTCTCTTTCCATTAATAATTACCGGACTTTTTTGCATCCGTCTCAACCAGCCATCATTATAACCAAATGGCAATGTTGCTACATAACCATCTTCAGGCATTTTTTCACTGGCTCCATAACTTAAAGCCTGGCCCTTTTTAACAAAACGAATATCAGCAATCTCTGAACAAACAGAGAAAATTCGCTCTAAATGCAAATCCTGCGGCATTTCAAGTTCACCATTGCTGACATTAACACCAGAAATCAGCTGTCCAGGACGAATTGCTGCAAAAGATATTCTTGGATCATCACGATGCCAGATACAGGTAGCTGAATTAGCCATACTAAATAACAATGGATTAAATCCCTGATTAGCAGTTAATTCCTGCCAACGCTGAAGCTGTTCCTCGAAATAATTTTTACTATTTTCACCAGCTTCATCCGCAGTGGCAAAATGAGTGTAAACGGAGAATAAATCCAGTTGAGGGTTTTCGTCAATGATCTTTTTTGCAGCAGAAATTTCTTCAGCTTTATCAAAACCAATTCTCGTCATCCCGGTATCAATCGCAAGACTAACTTTTAAAGTCCCTTTGAAATCAGGCAATTCCTTTAGCCAAATAAGACTTGGAATAGTAATGACAATATTATGATCAATGAAAAGTTTTAAATCAGAATAATCCCAAGCGCCAAGTACCCAAATTGGTAAAGTTAAATCCGCTCTACGAAGTTCGAGGGCCTCGTCCAAATTGGAAACAATCAAAGCATCGGCAGCATCTGTTTCCTGAAATGCTTTTGCTAACGGAATGGCTCCCAAACCATAACCATCAGCCTTCAAGACTGCATATACCTTTTCTGCTTTTGTCCACTCTCTAATCTCTTGTAAATTATGTGCGGCCGCGTCTAAATCGACGCTGACCCATGTTGGCCTATGAATCGCTGTTACCATCTTCAACCTCAATTAATACTTCACTAGCTACCAAATCTAATTTTATCTTATGTGAGATGGAAATTTGATAACTTTTCGCATTTAAAAGAAGAGACTTGCCGGAAACCGAAAGTCTCGGTGCTCCATTTTCATCATCCAGGATTTCGATGTCCGTAAAATTAACTTTGCTGCCAAGTCCAAAACCAGTTGCTTTAGCGTAGGCTTCTTTAGATGAAAAACGACCGGCTAAATAGGCATAATATCCATTGCCTTTACGACCAGCCAGTTGTTCTTGTTCAGACTTTGTCAAAACCTTATCCAAAAACTGCCTATGTTTTTCAGCAGCAGAGCGGACATCGCTAATTGATTCTATATCAATCCCAATTCGATAACTCATGACTTTTTGACAATTTTAAACTCACGCTTTTTTGGAGCTGCTTTTGCAACACCCTTTGGACGCGCTTGAATCCGTTGATTACGACGATCTGCCGGTTTATGGCCACGATCAATTACGAATTCTTCTTTAAAACCGCCACGACGACCGCCACGATTACCATTGCTGCGGCCACGATTACCATTAGAGCGTCCACTACGGAAATTGTGACTGTGATCTGATGAACTATGGCGGCGTGGAAGAGGCTTTTCCTGTGCGATATCAACAGGTCGAGTTCTTTCATCGTCTTTAGACAAAGCATGCAATAGTGCAGCTGCTAATAATTTAGCATCGTATTGACTGGCAATTTCAGTTGCTTCATCTTCAACGTTATCAACAGTCGTTTTGCCCAAGACGGCATAAGTCTCTGCTTTAGCATTTTTCAGACGAGCAACATGTGCTTCTTCAGCCGAAGGTGGTTTCAAAGCAGCCATCCGCTTATTAATCAATTTTTCAATTGCACGAAGATAATCGATTTCACCACGAACAACAAAAGTCACAGAAACGCCATGGTGTCCGGCACGGCCGGTACGGCCGATCCGATGAACATAAGATTCAGGATCTTGCGGAACATCGTAGTTATAAACATGTGTAACTCCGGAAATATCAAGACCACGAGCTGCAACATCAGTTGCAATTAAGAACTGCAATTCTCCTTTTTTAAAGGAACGCAAAGTCCGCATGCGGGCTGCTTGGTCCAAATCGCCATGAATTCCAGCGGCTTTATAGCCACGGAGCTGCAAAGCCTTGGTCAACTCGTCAACACGACGTTTTGTCCGACCAAAGACAATTGCCAGTTCGGGCTGTTGTACATCAAACAAACGTGTCATTGCATCAAACTTTTCATATTCGCGAGTATTAACCAGATATTGATCAACCAAATCAATCGTTAATCCTTTAGAAGCAATATGAACTTCTTCTGGATCTTCCATAAATTTAACGCCAATTTTCTTAATATCTTCAGGCATCGTTGCAGAAAAAAGCAAAGTTTGACGATCATCCGGTGTGTAATGAACAATTGTCTCGATATCTTCCAAAAAGCCCATGTTCAACATTTCATCGGCTTCGTCAATCACCAAGGTTTTAACGCCACGAAAATCGATCGTATGACGATTTAAATGATCAATCAATCGACCAGGAGTACCAACAAGGATTTGCGGATGCTCTTTTAGTGCATGGATCTGTCGGCGAATATCATATCCACCAAAAACAACCTGAGTTTTTACATGTTTGTCAGAACCAAGTTTGTTAAGTTCTTCTTCGGTCTGCATGGCTAGCTCGCGTGTCGGACTGATAACCAAAGCTTGGATCTGTGGATTCTTTGGATCCACTTCTTCTAAAATCGGCAAGCCAAAAGCTGCCGTCTTGCCTGTACCAGTCTGTGCTTGGCCAATAACATCAACACCCTGTATAATCAACGGAATTGTTTTTTCCTGAATTGGGGTTGCTTCATCATAACCATGCTTTTTGACCGCAGACAAAAGTTCTGGACTAAGTCCAAATTCTTCAAATTTCAATATTTTAATCTCCTAAATTTGTAAAACGTATAAATGTGCCACTTGCAAAATCCGTTGCTCAAACGTAGCTAATCATTCTTCCTAAGTGTACGGGATTGTTAAACCTTTTGCAACTTAAATCAACGCTCGTTCTACTTTTTCTAAATGAATCCCGTGACTAGCTTTTAATAATACTACATCATTTTTGGATAAACTGTTTTGTAGATCACGACTCAGTTCTGTTAAAAAAAGTGTATCGTACCAATGCGCTTGTATCTGTGCCGCCAACTTTTTCATGATTGGACCAACAAGATAGACTTCATCAAAGGCTGCTTTTTCAATCGGTTTTTTTAAAATCAAATGTAGGGAAATTTCTTTTTCGCCAAGTTCAAGCATGTCTCCCAAAACAAGAATCTTTTTTCCTTGAGCTGGAAAATCTTTCAAAATTTCGACCGCTTTAATCGCGGCGGTCGGGTTTGAATTATAAACATCGGAAATAATCGTCTCTCCTTTGGAGCCGGTTAATACCTGTAAACGATTTTCCGTTATCTGTAAATTATCAAAACCTCGTTGAATTAATTTATCGTTCAGGTTAAATTCCTTAGCAACTGCCACTGCAGCAGCACAGTTATCGGCATTGAATTTCCCCAAAAGATTTATGGAATAAACCTTTTGGTTAACTTTAAAAGACAAGCGCCTTTGATCTTTTATTTGACTGACCCAAAAATTATCGGATTCTTTTTCACCAAAAGTAATTTTCCTACCGGAAAATAAATCAGCTCGTTCTTTTAGCAGAACCTCATCGCCATCGTAGATGAAAGTGCCATCTTTCCTTAAGCCCTTGGTTACTTCCATTTTGGCATCGGCTATTTTATCTCTTGTTTTAAAAAACTCAATGTGTGCTTCTCCAATCATCGTAATCAAGGCAATATCCGGTACAAACATTTTTGATAGAGCTGTTAATTGTCCGGGATGGTCCATCCCCATTTCAATAACAGCAACTTCGGTATCTTCCGGCATACTCAAAATTGTTGTCGGAACGCCAATTTCATTGTTGTTGCTGGCTATAGTTCGATGAACCTTATATCTTGCTGATAAAACAGAGGCAATTAGATCCTTCGTTGTCGTTTTGCCATTGCTTCCGGTAACGGCTACCCGTTTGGGATTGATTTTATCTAAGTAATTTTTGGCTAATTGCCACAGGGCCAATTGAGTATCAAAGACAAGAATCAAAGGAAGTTTGGTCTGTACGGGATGATCAACAAAACTGGCAACCGCACCATTTTTAAAAGCGGAATCAATAAACTCATGACCATCTTTTTCGGCAATTGTATAATCTGAAAATAGTTTATGGACAGATATATTATCATGATCGGAAATTGGCAGAAACAAAGCGCCTTTTTTAATTTTCCGACTGTCGAAATCAAGACTGCTGACAAAAGTTTCGTTAGCTTGTCGGCTGCTAATATTAATAAGTTTTCCATTAACGATCTTACTAATTTCCGCAATTGAATAATGCATTTTAATATATTTT of the Oenococcus sp. UCMA 16435 genome contains:
- a CDS encoding UDP-N-acetylmuramoyl-tripeptide--D-alanyl-D-alanine ligase — translated: MHYSIAEISKIVNGKLINISSRQANETFVSSLDFDSRKIKKGALFLPISDHDNISVHKLFSDYTIAEKDGHEFIDSAFKNGAVASFVDHPVQTKLPLILVFDTQLALWQLAKNYLDKINPKRVAVTGSNGKTTTKDLIASVLSARYKVHRTIASNNNEIGVPTTILSMPEDTEVAVIEMGMDHPGQLTALSKMFVPDIALITMIGEAHIEFFKTRDKIADAKMEVTKGLRKDGTFIYDGDEVLLKERADLFSGRKITFGEKESDNFWVSQIKDQRRLSFKVNQKVYSINLLGKFNADNCAAAVAVAKEFNLNDKLIQRGFDNLQITENRLQVLTGSKGETIISDVYNSNPTAAIKAVEILKDFPAQGKKILVLGDMLELGEKEISLHLILKKPIEKAAFDEVYLVGPIMKKLAAQIQAHWYDTLFLTELSRDLQNSLSKNDVVLLKASHGIHLEKVERALI
- a CDS encoding APC family permease is translated as MWKYVKRVLIGKPLKTNDTGSQSLNIFKALALLSSDALSSVAYGTEMITTALLAGGAAALWLQLPIAGLVLILLAAIALSYVMIIHAYPSGGGAYAVASQNWGHWIGLVAGGSLLVDYMLTVAVSAASATDAISSAIPEIHSFSLLISVVIVILLMLMNLRGLRESANFLMVPVYFFVAAMLVMLLVGFVRLGLGQIVYHAPTMAEKISPTMTVGFLLFMKAFSSGSSSLTGVEAISNSVPNFNKPKERNASQTLLILVVILGFFFGSITFFSYYLGIVPNGQTTVMAQIAEAIFGRAGIAFYVFQLATALILTVAANTGFSAFPMLAYNMANDKFMPHLFKDKGDRLGYSNGIVSLSIGAIILLLVFNGKVEALIPLYAAGVFVPFTLSQSGMIIHWWRERGGFWILKAIINFIGALISLVLVISMFTLHFSGVWPYLIIMPLLLRFFHGVHSHYVSIAKQLKLTPAKARVHRHDYDGAMVIVFMGNVTRVTISAMDYARSIGDEVIGMHVSFDTDIKRERKTAKEFERYFPGIRYVDIHSSYRSVIVPAREFIDSMSKQATKRNWSLTVMVPQFVPKHWWQNAMHNQTAFRLRNAFVSRDDITISSYYYHLRD
- a CDS encoding peptidylprolyl isomerase: MTKRNKILIGIGSLLILVFFVFEIVIMVKQENASEAASSSSSSTSTSSSSSTLNAKYTTSELNKLDLPQLSTTIGSEETKVTIETTDGTIVAKIFNKYAPLAAENFLTHAKEGYYNNLDFFRVVKDFMIQSGDPDNTGLGGKSIWASGTHKNKKIDSGSGFKNEISPNLYFIRGAIGMANAGTNTNGSQFFVEESSTNVQSEITDKSSYPTKIYDAYKKGGTPSLDGNYTVFGQVISGMDVVDKIASAAVKTNSVTSEKSEPKKAIKITKIIVGKEGAQ
- the alr gene encoding alanine racemase, translating into MVTAIHRPTWVSVDLDAAAHNLQEIREWTKAEKVYAVLKADGYGLGAIPLAKAFQETDAADALIVSNLDEALELRRADLTLPIWVLGAWDYSDLKLFIDHNIVITIPSLIWLKELPDFKGTLKVSLAIDTGMTRIGFDKAEEISAAKKIIDENPQLDLFSVYTHFATADEAGENSKNYFEEQLQRWQELTANQGFNPLLFSMANSATCIWHRDDPRISFAAIRPGQLISGVNVSNGELEMPQDLHLERIFSVCSEIADIRFVKKGQALSYGASEKMPEDGYVATLPFGYNDGWLRRMQKSPVIINGKRMPIIGRITMDQTMVKLDHKYPIGTRVTLIGKDGGEQITVEEVANYSHTIVDEIQTTLAPRIKRIYTGDLAEVTGANNG
- a CDS encoding ABC transporter ATP-binding protein codes for the protein MGIFIKLKWFFKENLRMYAIGLLLLFLTDLSHVIPPYMIGLFTNEVVDHKLTWMYLLAFLLILALIYLSSYLFRYGWNTHIIKGAALLERTLRKRLYDHYMDMDAPFYQKYRTGDLMSHASNDLSAIQRVASGGILMAFDSSVSILLVVASMIIFVDWRLTLIAIVPLPFLAIGVSWIMPRLRRAFTQYQEGFSKMSDHAQESFLGMKVIKTLGQSKEDIQAFNAQTDRQIRTNARVARVDSMFDPLATIIMTFSYVLMIILGSEFVLHKTITIGQLVSFTAYLSQLVWPMFALGQLFNVLERGNASYDRVMDLMNEKSLIHDDPRGVGDVKPGELNIRVKSFNYPDDPKAVLKNIDIKVSKGKTLGLVGPVGSGKTTILRLLLREFDSYDGEIDFSGHDIRDYKLSSYLKKIGYVSQNNFLFSTNIAKNIAFSNPELPQKEVEKVAKLAALHDDIMQMPKQYNTEVGENGISLSGGQQQRVAIARALIVNPAILILDDALSAVDARTEKDILNALQHQHNEQTTIISASRISSIINADEILVFKSGKIIERGTHHQLLAQGGYYAKTFHQQEMASHYEAKLTGGD
- a CDS encoding DEAD/DEAH box helicase, with amino-acid sequence MKFEEFGLSPELLSAVKKHGYDEATPIQEKTIPLIIQGVDVIGQAQTGTGKTAAFGLPILEEVDPKNPQIQALVISPTRELAMQTEEELNKLGSDKHVKTQVVFGGYDIRRQIHALKEHPQILVGTPGRLIDHLNRHTIDFRGVKTLVIDEADEMLNMGFLEDIETIVHYTPDDRQTLLFSATMPEDIKKIGVKFMEDPEEVHIASKGLTIDLVDQYLVNTREYEKFDAMTRLFDVQQPELAIVFGRTKRRVDELTKALQLRGYKAAGIHGDLDQAARMRTLRSFKKGELQFLIATDVAARGLDISGVTHVYNYDVPQDPESYVHRIGRTGRAGHHGVSVTFVVRGEIDYLRAIEKLINKRMAALKPPSAEEAHVARLKNAKAETYAVLGKTTVDNVEDEATEIASQYDAKLLAAALLHALSKDDERTRPVDIAQEKPLPRRHSSSDHSHNFRSGRSNGNRGRSNGNRGGRRGGFKEEFVIDRGHKPADRRNQRIQARPKGVAKAAPKKREFKIVKKS
- the acpS gene encoding holo-[acyl-carrier-protein] synthase; amino-acid sequence: MSYRIGIDIESISDVRSAAEKHRQFLDKVLTKSEQEQLAGRKGNGYYAYLAGRFSSKEAYAKATGFGLGSKVNFTDIEILDDENGAPRLSVSGKSLLLNAKSYQISISHKIKLDLVASEVLIEVEDGNSDS
- a CDS encoding type II toxin-antitoxin system PemK/MazF family toxin yields the protein MVRKKVPERGDIYYADLSPIIGSEQGGVRPVLILQNDTGNINSPTVIIAAMTSKLGKTKLPTHVWLPASATKLKKPSIIMLEQIRTIDKRRLHDFVDTLEEKNLNDVVKALKISLNLD